ACCGGATCGCGGCCGCCGACGAGTCCCGGAACACCCGCGGCCAGAGCACCGGCCCGACCATGCCCGGCGTGGTGTGGTTCGGCCTCATCGTGGGCGCCGTGGTGACCGTCGGCATGGTGTTCGCGCTGCAGATCCGGCGCTCGCCGCGGGAGTTGATCCTGGCCGGCACCTTCAGCGCGCTGATCGCCTTCCTGCTGTTCCTGATCTGGGACTTCGACGATCCGTTCGGCCGGGGTGTCTCGGTCTCCACCCAGCCGTTCCTGGACCTCTTCCCGTCGCTGAACTGACGCACGGAACGACAGGGGGCTGGGCCGGGCGCGTCCCGGCCCACCCCCCTGTCCGATCAGTACGGCTTCACCAGCACGTGGGCGGCGCCGGGGATGCCGACCTTGAGGAGCTCGTCCTCGTCGGGCGTGGTCGGGGTGCCGGTCTCCTGCTTGAGGACGGCGCGGGACAGCGCCTGGACGAACATCGCGCGCGGGCGGCGGCGTTCCTCCCAGGCCTGCAGCGCGGCGGGCACCGAGTCGGCGGCGTCCAACTCCCGGGCGAGCACCAGCGCGTCCTCGACGGCCATCGCGGCGCCCTGCGCCAGGTGCGGGGTGGAGGCGTGCGCGGCGTCGCCGGCGAGCACCACCCGGCCGACGTGCCAGGGCTCCTCCACGGTGACCTGCGATATCCGCGAGTACACCACCGCCGCCGGGTCGGTGACCCGGGTCAGCGCCTCGGCGACCGGCCCGCCGAAGCCGGCGAGCCGCTCCGAGAGCTGCTCGTGGGCCCGCTCCGGGTCCGGACGGAAGTCCTCGGCCTCGGCGAACACCGAGCCCAGGTACATCAGTTCGTCGGTGATCGGGGTGAGCAGCGCCTTGGCGGCTAGGTTGCCGGTGCTCATCACCACACCCTGTACCTCGGGCTGCCGGGGCAGGGTGACCCGCCAGTTGGCGAAGCCGGTGTACTCGGGGCGGTAGCGGTCGCCGTAGAGGCGGGTGCGCAGCGGGGATCCGATGCCGTCGAAGCCGACCACGAGGTCCCAGCGGCCGGTGGAGCCGTCGGACAGGGTGACGTCCACGCCCTCGCCGTCGTCGGCGAGTTCGGTGATCGTGGTGCCGAAGCGGACGAGCGCGCCGGCCTCGGCCGCGGTCCTGCCGAGCACCTCGGCGAGCGCGGGGCGGGGGATGCCGTTGTTGGCGGGGGCGCCGTCCATCCGGGGCTGCGGGATCTTCGCCAGGGTGGTGCCGGACGGGTCGCAGATGGTGAGCACCTCCCACTCGAAGCCTGCCTTCAGGCAGTCCTCCAGGAGGCCGAGTTCGCGCATCACGTGCAGGGCGTTGGTGGGCTGGATGATGCCCACGCCGAGCGCGTCGAGCTGCTCGCGGAGTTCGGCGACCTCGACGGTGTGGCCGCGGCGGGCGAGCGCGACGGCGAGGCTGAGCCCGCCGATGCCGCCGCCGTGGACGAGGACGCGCAGGGGTGTTGCCATGGTCTCTCCGTTGGTTCGGGGGACGGCGGGGACGGATGCCCGGGGGACGGGTGGCCCGGGGGACGGATGCCCGGGGCGGGGCGCGCGGTCAGCCGGCGACCGGCAGTGCCATCAGGTGGTCGACCAGGGCGAGCAGCACGTCCCGCCCGAAGGGCCGTTCCCGGACGTCGCCGACCAGCATCGGGACGTGCGGGTCGAGGTCGAGCGCGGCCCGGATCTCCCCCGCCGTCCGGGTGTCGGCCCCGTGGAAGCAGTTGATCGCGACCACGAACGGGATGCCCCGGCTCTCGAAGAAGTCGATCGAGGCGAAGCTGGTCTCCAGCCGGCGGGTGTCGGCGATGACGACGCCGCCGAGCGCGCCGTTGACCAGGTCGTTCCACATGAACCAGAACCGCTCCTGGCCGGGTGTGCCGAAGAGGTACACGACCAGCTCAGGGCTGACGGTGATCCGGCCGAAGTCCAGGGCGACGGTCGTGGTGTCCTTCTGGTCGACGCCGGCCAGGTCGTCCACGCCGACGCTGGCGGTGGTGAGGTACTCCTCGGTGCGCAGCGGGGCGACCTCGCTGCACGCGCCGACCATGGTCGTCTTGCCGACGCCGAAGCCCCCGGCGATAAGGATCTTGACCGCGGCGGCGCCCGCCTGGGTGGTCGTCATCTCAGAGCCTCCTCAGTCCCTCACGTACGGCGGCCAGCAGGCCGCGGTCGGCGCCGCCCGCGGCCCGGGCCACCGAGATCGGGGCACGGGCCGTCAGGAGGCCCTGTTCGACGAGGTCGCCGAGCAGGATCTTGGTCACCGAGACCGGCAGGTCGAGGTCGGCGGCGACCTCGGCCACGGCGGCCGGCCTGCGGCACCGGTCGAGGATCATCCGGTGCTCGGGCTGGAGCCGGCCGGGCCGGACGGGCGCACCGTAGGCGTCGACCGGCTCCTGCACGGTGGTGAGCAGGGTGATGAGGGTGAAGTCGTCCCGCTCCGGCGCGGTGCGGCCGCGGGTGATGGTGTACGGGCGGACCATGCCGTCCGCGCCGTCGTCGCCCTCCTCCTCATCCCAGTACGGGTTCACCCTCGCTGCCCGCTGCGGGCGGCGAACGCGTCGAACTCCCCGCGCTGCGGGGTGCTGAGCTTCTGGCCGACCTGCTGCACCAGGTTGTGCATGGCGAGCGACATGACCTCGGCGTCGACCTCCTGGGAGGCGATCACGGCGAGGTGGGTGCCCTGGCCGGCGGCGATGATGAACAGCCAGAGCTCGGCGAGTTCGACGATCACCTGGTGGACGGGGCCGCCGGCGAAGAGCTGGCCGACGCCGCGGGCGAGGCTCTGCTGGCCGGTGGCGACGGCGGCGAGGCGCTCGGCGTCGGAGCGGTCGATGGTGCGGGAGTGGCTCACCACGAGGCCGTCGTCGGAGAGCAGGACGGCGTGCCTCGTCCCGGTCACCGAGTCCACCAGGCCGTCCAGCAGCCAGTCGAGGTCCTGGTGGGTGGCGATTGTGCGCGTCATGACCGGTCTTCTCTCGTCGGGATGGTGTGGGTGTTCCAGGTGTCACCGGGGTGCCGCTCGCCGGGCTGTGCGCCGCCCGGCGGGACGGCGCCGGACCGCGCCTCCCGGGACCGCCGCTGGAACGCACCGATCGCCGCTCCGGCCCGTCGGGGGGCCGGCCGGAACAGCGGGTTCTCGTCCCAGCGCGGCGGCGCGGGGGCGGCCGGCGGGGTGGTCGGGTCGATCCGCAGCTCGTCCACCAGGCTGGCCTGGCGGACCCGGCGGGGCAGCGGCGGCTCGCCGCCGGGCGCCGCGGGAACGGGCGGCGGGAAGGACGCCCGGGCGGGGAAGGACACCTCGGCGGGGAAGGGCGCGGACACCGCGGGCACGGCCGGGTGGACCGGCACCGGGGGTGCGAGCTCGGCGGGTGCGGGCACCCGGCCGGGCCAGGAGACGGCGGTCACCGGCTCGGGGCGGTACGGCACGGGCAGCCCGTACGGGGCGGGCGTGCCCTCCACCGGTGCGGCGTAGTGCGG
This genomic window from Streptomyces sp. TLI_235 contains:
- a CDS encoding 2-polyprenyl-6-methoxyphenol hydroxylase-like FAD-dependent oxidoreductase, translating into MATPLRVLVHGGGIGGLSLAVALARRGHTVEVAELREQLDALGVGIIQPTNALHVMRELGLLEDCLKAGFEWEVLTICDPSGTTLAKIPQPRMDGAPANNGIPRPALAEVLGRTAAEAGALVRFGTTITELADDGEGVDVTLSDGSTGRWDLVVGFDGIGSPLRTRLYGDRYRPEYTGFANWRVTLPRQPEVQGVVMSTGNLAAKALLTPITDELMYLGSVFAEAEDFRPDPERAHEQLSERLAGFGGPVAEALTRVTDPAAVVYSRISQVTVEEPWHVGRVVLAGDAAHASTPHLAQGAAMAVEDALVLARELDAADSVPAALQAWEERRRPRAMFVQALSRAVLKQETGTPTTPDEDELLKVGIPGAAHVLVKPY
- a CDS encoding putative regulator of Ras-like GTPase activity (Roadblock/LC7/MglB family), whose amino-acid sequence is MTRTIATHQDLDWLLDGLVDSVTGTRHAVLLSDDGLVVSHSRTIDRSDAERLAAVATGQQSLARGVGQLFAGGPVHQVIVELAELWLFIIAAGQGTHLAVIASQEVDAEVMSLAMHNLVQQVGQKLSTPQRGEFDAFAARSGQRG